GCGCGTCGACCCGGCGGTTGTACGGGCGGCGGCCCGAGGTGACCGGCCGCCACTGACCGGTGTCGGCCACCCGCTCGATCTCCACCACGGACATGCCGTGCGCGGCCATCGCCACCCGCACCTGCTCGACGGTGAGCGCCTCCTGGCTGGTGAAGCCGGGGAACATCAGGTCCTCGTTCGTGTACTCGTGGTTGACCACGAGCAACGCCCGCTTGCCGCCCTTGTCCAGTGGCAGCACGCCGACGAAGTCGTTGTTGTAGCCGAACTGCTTGGCCTGCGCCGCCGCGGTCTGCCGGCGCAGGTCGAACCGTGGCGCGCCGGGCACCACCGGGTCGCCCCAGCGGATCACCACGGCGTGGTCGTACCCGTTCGGCACCACGAGGCTGTCCAGAGTGTTCGGCGGGATGGGCTTGAAGGTCAGCGCGCCGCTGCCGATGCCCTTTCCGCCGCTGCCGTTGCCGGCACCGGCCGGCGGGGTCGGCGAGTTCGGTGCCGCGACGGCGGCACCCGCACCGGCCGCCGCGCCGGCCGCACCGCCGAGACCGAGCACCAGGGCGCCGACCGCACCGGCGCGGACCACACCCCGGCGGGAGACCTCGGCGTTCACCAGGTCACCGAGGTACGCGTTGTCGGAGGTGTTGGGGACCGGATGGTCACAGGCGTTGCCGCAGCGGTATAGGCAGGTCATGGCGTCGCGGCTGCCGTGGCGCGGGGTGGCCAGCAACGGCAGCAGTCGGGGACGGTCGCTCATCGGCGGAGCCTCCTGGGGTTGGGCGCGCCGGCGCAGCTCACCGGCGGGTACCCGCCGGACGCTAGGAGGGCGTGGTGAGCGCGGGTCAGCCTCGACCTGAACCGGCGATGAACTCCGCGCTGGGAATCCCATCTTGAGCTGGGGCTGAACCGATCGGCGTGACCGCACGTATCTCCGGTCGTAACGCCGCGCCCGCTCGTGACGAGAGCGAGGAGAGGACCATCAGCGACCACGACGCCCACCTGCTGCGCGCCCTGCACGACGAGCATGGCGAGGCGCTGTACACGCACGCCCTGCGGCTGGTCAACGGCGACCGGCAGCGGGCCGAGGACCTCGTCCAGGAGACGCTGCTGCGGGCCTGGCGACATCCGGAGTCGCTCGACCCGCGTCGTGGCTCGGTGCGCGCCTGGCTCTTCACCACCGCCCGTAACCTGGCCATCGACGCCTGGCGCCGGCGCTCGACCCGGGTCGGCGAGGTCTACACCGACGAACTGCCCGAGCCGCCGGAGGTGGTCGACGAGACCGAACGCGCCGTCGAGGCGTGGACCGTGGCGGAGGCGCTGAACCGACTCAGCCCGTCCCATCGGGATGTCCTGGTCGAGTGCTTCTACCAGGGGCGATCGGTGGCCGAGGCGGCTTCCCGGCTCGGCGTGCCACCGGGCACGGTGAAGTCCCGGACGCACTACGCCCTGCGCTCACTACGGTTGGTGCTGGCCGAGATGGGGGTGACCGGATGAGCCGCTGCGACTTCGCGTACGACGATGGGGCGTACGTGCTGGGCGCCCTGTCGCCGGCCGACCGGGCGGCCTACGAACGGCATCTGGTCGACTGCCCGGCCTGCCAGCAGTCGGTTTCCGAGATCGCGGTGCTGCCCGGCCTGCTCGGCCGGCTGGATCCGGCGAGCCTGGAGCAGTTCCTTCCGCCGCCGGAGAACCCCCGGGTGCCCGAACTGCTCAGCGCCGCCCGGGAGCGCCGACGCCGCGAGCGGCAGGCCAACCGCCTGCGGTACGCGGTCACCGGCCTGGCGGCGGCCGCGTTCGCCCTGATCGTCGGCTTCGGCGTGGCGACGGTGCTGCCCGGCGAACAGCCAGCTCCCCCGCCGTCGGTGGCCCAACCACGGATGGTGGAGATGGCGCCGGTGGCCGGTACGGTGCCGGTGCACGCCGAGGTCGGCTTCCGGGGCACCGACTGGGGCACCGAGGTCACCATGCACTGCGGGTACGACGAGCGGGCCGGCTACGGCAAGGCGCACGCCTTCCGACTGGTGGCGCACGCCGCGGACGGCAGGACGGAGCAGATCGGCTCGTGGCGGGCCGCTCCCGGTGACGACCTGCGGATCACCGGGGCGACCCAGTTCACCAACGCCGAGCTGGTGCGCCTGGAACTGATCCGCGCCGACGGCACCCCCGTCCTCGCCTACGACGTGCCCTGAGCTGCGGTTCCGGTCCGGCCGCAGCGCGCACCTCGGCCGTCGCTTTCGTCGAGCCCGACTGGGGCCGCCCGATCAGCGCGGGCTGGGCAGCGCGTCCGGAGAGGTGACCACGGTGGCGGCCAGGTGGGCGCGCTGGCTGCGCCGGGTACGCCGGGCCTGCCGCATGGCGTCGGTGGTGAAGACGATCAGAGCCATCCAGACCAGGGCGAAACCGGCCAGGCGGGTCGGTGGCATCGGCTCGTGGAAGATCAACACTCCGCAGCCGAGCTGGAGGATCGGTGCGACGTACTGGAGCATGCCCAGGGCACTCAGCGGCAGCCGGTTGGCGGCACCGGCAAAGAGCAGCAGCGGGATGGCGGTCAACGCGCCGGCCAGCACCAGCAGCGCGGTGTGCCCGGCGGACACGCTTCCGAAGGCCGCCGCGCCGGTGGTCGAGAGCCAGCCCAGGTACGCCAGCGCGGGCAGGGCCAGTACGGCCGACTCGACGAACAGGCCCTCTGCGGCGGGCAACCCGAGCTGCTTCTTCACCAGGCTGTAGCCACCGAAGCTGAACGCCAGGGTCAGCGCGAGGTACGGCAGCCGGCCGTAGTCGATGGTCAGCACGGCCACCGCAAGTGCGCCGATGCCCAGCGCGACCCACTGCGCCGCACGCAGTCGCTCGCGTAGCACCAGCACCCCGAGCAGGACCACCACCAGTGGATTGATGAAGTACCCGAGGGCGGTCTCCACCACCCGGTCGGAGTTGACGCCGTGGATGTAGGTGAACCAGTTGATTCCGATCAGGGCGGCGGCGGTGCCGATCCCGGCCAGCGCCCGCGGCCGGCGCCCCAGCGCCCGCAGGAAACCGATGTTGCGCATCGCCCCGAGCAGCAGCGCCACGAACACCACGGACCAGACCACCCGGTGCGCCAGGATCTCCAGCGGACCGGCCGGGCGCAGCAGCTTGAAGTAGAGCGGGAAGAACCCCCACAGCAGGTACGCAGCGAGGCCGTAGAGGTATCCGAGGCGGAGCGGTGTCACGGCTCCACGGTAAGGGGCCTGTCCGCCGGCCGATCCTTGCCGGTGAGCTGACTCACGGCCGGAATGCGCCGGTCAAGCTCCATCCAGTGCTCGGGTCGTACCGGCCCGAAGCCGATCTTCTCGTACACCCCGTGCGCGTCGACGGTGGCCAGCAGCAGCCGGCGTACGCCCAACTCGGCCAGATGGTCGCGGACCGCGCCGGCCAGCCAGGTGCCCAGCCCGCGACCGCGCTCGGCCCGGTCGACGTAGACGTCGCAGAGGTAGCCGAAGGTGACGCCGTCGGTGATCATCCGGGCGACGGCGACCTGCCGTCCGTCGCCGGGGCGGTAGACGCCGAAGCCGATCGAGCCGGCGAACGAGCGCACCACCGTCTCGCGGTCCCGCCCTGCGGCCCAGTACGAGTCGGTGGCCAGCCAGGTGTGCACCAGGTCCAGGTCGAGCAGCTCCGGGTCGGTGCTGATCGTGTACCCGTCGTCGCGCCGCGCAGTGAACACGCCGCTGACCCTAACCCCTCCCACCCACCCCCACCCTCACCCCCGCGCCCGCCCCCGCGCCCCACCCACCCCACCCACCCCCACCCCCGCGATCATGCACTTTTGGTCGTCGATATATACCTTTTGACAGCTTTTGCCGCGACGAAAAGTGCAAGATCGACGGGGTGAGGGGGTGGGGGTGGGGGGTCAGTCGCGGTCGAGGATGGCGCCGAGGATCCAGGTGACGATGCCGACGAAGAGCGCGCCCAGCACGGCGGCCGGCCAGAAGCCGTCCACGTCGAACGGCAGCCCCACCTGGTCGGCGATCCAGCCGGTGAGCAGGAAGAGCAGGCCGTTGACCACAAGCGCGATCAGGCCCAGGGTGAGCAGGTAGAAACCGCAGCCGACGGTCTTGATGATCGGCTGGAGCACTCCGTTGACCACGCCGAAGATGATCGCGACGAGGACCAGCGTCAGCACCGTCTCGCTTACCGACTCGGTATCCAGCGAGATGCCGGGAATGACAAGTGTGGCCAGCCAGAAGGCGACCGCCGTGGCACCGATCCGGATCAATAGACCTTTCATGAAACCCATGGCGGGCATGGTGCCATGGCCGACCGGCGGGCGGAACCCGCGAGATAAACGAGGTCAGGCCCGGGACGGGCGGCCGACCAACTGGGCCTCGATGGGCGTGCCGGCGAGCACCGCCCAGCGCAGGGCGCGCCGATTCACCACGGCCACCATGTCGTGCCGGATTCGGGTCAGCCACTGCGCGGACTCGCCGAGGCCCAGCGCGGCACCGGCGACGGCCGCCTCCGCCTGACTCAACGGCTGGAGTACCGCCAGGTCGGCCCGGCCCAGCGCGTCCGCGTCGGTCGGGGTGAGCTCGTCGCGTACCAGCAACGTGGTCTGCCACGCCACGCCCGGTCGCGGGCCGCTGGGTGGCGGCGCGTCCAGCACCACGAGCACCGGAGCCAGCGGCGTCGCCGGCTCACCCGGCACCGGCCGACCCGGCGGGACCAGCGGGATCGCCGTGCCCGGCAGACTCACCGCACGCACGAACGGTTCCCAGGCGCGCGGCCGGATGGTCTGCACGACCACCCGGGCGCCGAGTGCCAACGCGCGCATGGCGAGCAGCTGAGCGGCGGGTAGCCCGCCGACGAGCATCACCCGCGTGCCGGTCGGCCGGAACAGCCGGAGGGTCACCGCGTCGCCGTGTCGGTTGGCACCCACCATGAGCCCGGCCGAGCCGTACGGCAGCATCAGCTCGGCCGGGCCGGCGATCGGACTCGCCCCGGGCGCGGCCAGCGGCAGGGTGGCCGCGAGACCGGCCAACTGGGCGCCGTCGAGTCGCTCCACCGCACCGCCGCCGGCCGCGACCACGCGGCGCAACGCCTGAGCGGCAGCGGACAGCTCCGCGGCGGTGACCGCGCTGAGGCGTACGGCCAGCCCGGTCGCCGCCGACCGACCGGCCTCGGCGTGCAGCGACACAGTGGTCACGGTTGCCGGCAAGGTCAGCAACTGGGGCACCAGCCGGGGTGCGGCTTCCGCCGCCGGCCACCTGAGCAGCCGGAAGGTGCTCTGCAACAGCCCGCCGGATCGGACGGCCTGCCAGGATTCGCGCACTTCCCGCCCGTCGTGGTGGGCCAGCTCGGCGAGGATCCGCAGCGCCGGCTCCCCGCCCAGGGGCCGGACGGCCACCGGCGCCAGCCGCCGGACGAGCCGGCGCACCGTGCCGGTGAGGACCTGTCGCAGCGCCTCGTCCGGCCAGCCCTCCGCCCGGGACACGCGTACGGCCAGCACCGCCTGTTCCCAGCCGGCCAGGCGCCCGTCGGTGAGCTGCCGGTACGAGGTGGCCGCCGGGCCACCGCCGAGACCGACCGCCGGGGCCGCCGCACCGGCCAGCACCAACTGGATTCGTACCACCGGCACCGGCTCGGTGCTCGCCGGCAACAGGGATGCCGGGGCCGGTAGCTGTTTCGCGCCGTCGCCGAGCAGGTCGGCCGGGTCGCCGATCTCCAGCAGGGCGACCAGGCCATCCGGGTCGTCCAACAGCACCGCCGGGGTCCCGGCCAACTCGACCGGACGCAGCGTGCTGCCCGGGTGCACCAGATCGAGCAGCGCCGTCCCGCCGGCAGCCGCAGCGATCGCGCGACGACGGGCCAGGTAACCCAGGCCGATGCCGAGCCACTCGTAGAGCCAGCGCTGCCGAACCCGGTACCAGGCCAGGACGAGCAGCGCCGCCGCCAACAGCACCGCCGCCACCATCGGCAGCGCACCCCGGCCGAGTGCGGCGACGAGCACGGCCACCGCCACCTGGGCGGTCGCGACCTGCCCGGCCCTCGGCCGACGGGTCGGCCACCGATCGTCCGGCCGCCACTGGGTTGCCCGGATGCGACGCTGCGGCACCGGGGGCGAGTCGTGCGGTGGCGTGGCCGGGGCGGGTGCCGGGCGGGTCGCAGTGTCGGTCGTCGTCACCGCTCCTCCTCGCCCCGATCACCCGCCGCGACTGTGCTGCCGCACATGGTAGCGGTCGGATCCGGGGGTGCGTTGTCCACAGGGGAACACGGAGGGGTAGCAGAAACGCGATTGCGCCGCTACCGTCAGCGACGAGTTTCTCGTTGGCCCGTCCCCACGTCGCGCGCTTGTCCTCCGGCGTCGTGGGTGGTGCATCCCCCACCGCAGGGCCAGCCACGACCGAGGAGACGAGGTGACGTCGGGGTGTCCCAGACCCAGGCAGAAGCTGCGGTGATGCAGCAGACCGCGGTGAAGTTCGAGCAGACGGACCAGTCGTTGCAGTCGATGCTCAGCGGATTGTTGGCCCAGCTGGAGGTCCTCCAGCAGGCCTGGCGCGGAGCGGGCGGCCGATCGTTCGAGCAGGTCAAACAGCAGTGGGCACAGGACCAGACCAGCCTTCAGCAGGCGCTGCGGGAGACCGCTGGCGCGATCCGGACCGCTGGCGCCCACTACGACGCGTCCGACAGCGAGGCGGCCACCCGGGTGTCCGCCACCAACCGCGGCGGCATCCAGCTGCCGCTCTAGACCACGATTGAGGGGGAGACCTCCGATGGAGCACGGTGTGCTGGTCGTCAACTTCGCCGCGTTGCAGCAGGCCAGCGCGGACATTCAGCGGGCGTTGAACACGCTCGACTCGCAGCTTGGCCAGTTGGAACGGGATGCCGCTCCGCTGGTGGCCTCCTGGTCCGGCGAGGCGCAGCAGGCGTACGAGCAGCGGCAGGCCCGTTGGCGTAACGCCTCGCAGGATCTCCAGGTGATGTTGCGCGACATCAAGCTGGCGGTGGACGAGTCCGCAGCCGACTACCTCGACACCGAGAAGAAGAACGTCGGCCTGTTCCAGTGAGCTGACGCCGGCCGCCCCCGGCCGGCGTCAGTCCACCGCCCCATCGAGCCGGTCACCCTGGTCGGTCTGCGCGGTGCCGGTCTGCTCAGCGTGGGTCGGCGGGGCGCCAGCGGCGGCGGGCACCGGCGGGCACCACCACGGCCGCCAGCGCGATACCGGCCGCCACCAGCACACCGGCGACGGCCAGCCAGACCGCGCGCTGCCGGGCGTCGACCCGCCGGGCCTGCTGCGCGAGCAGCGCCGGATCGGCCCGGTCGTCGGCGAGTACGGTCACCGGTCCGGCCGGCTTCGGCACGCCGCTGGCCTCGGTGACCGCCCGGTACGGATTCAGTACGCCCGCGCCGTACCCGCCGTCCGGTGCCGGGTCGGTGGTCGCGACGATCCGGGCGGCCACCTCCGTGGCGGTCAGCTCCGGACGGTACTGACGCAGCAGTGCCGCGGTCGCGGCGACGAAGGGCGCGGCGTAGCTGGTTCCCTCGGCCTGGTGGTGGCCCCGCCCCGGAGCCGCGATCAGCACGTCGGTGCCGGGGGCGACCAGGTCGAGATAGGAGCCGGCCTGGGAGAAGGCCGCCCGCATCCCGTCCGCGCCCACCGCACCGACCCCGAGCACCCCGTCGTACGCGGCCGGATAGGGGCGCGGATCCCCGTTGCCGTGCAGGTTGCCGGCGGCGGCGACCACCACCACGTCCCGCGCGACCGCGTCGGCGACCGCCGCCCGTACCGCGGGATGATCGGCGTACAGCACGACGGAAAGGTTGAGCACGTCGGCGCCGTTCTCCACCGCCCAGCGGATCGCCTGGGCGAGGTCGTCCGGGCCGACCGTACGCCCCGAACCCCGGCCGTCCACGACCTGTTGCTCACTGACGCGCACCGGCAGGATCCGGGCATCCGGGGCCAGTCCACGGAAGGCGATGCCGTCGCGCGGTACGGCGGCGATGATGCTCGCCACCCCGGTGCCGTGGCCGACACAGTCCAGGGTCCCGTCGCCGCCCGGGTCGAGCAGGTCGGTGCCGGTCAACACGCGCCCGGCGAGCTGTGGGTGCCGCCGGTCCACGCCAGAGTCGACCACCGCCACGGTCACTCCCGCTCCGGTCGCCAGGGGGGCCAGCCGCTCCGGGGCGTACCGCTGCTGGGGCCATGGGACGGCGGCGACCGGCCGGACCGGGGCGGGTGGTGACGACGCGCAGTGCGGGCTGCTCTGCATACCGGCCAGCTGGATCGACCCGCTGAGCTGAATCGGCCCGCTGGTTGTCGGGCCGGCGAGTAGGGCGGCGGCCAGACCCACGAGAAGCAGGCGAGCGCTGCACCGGGACATCGACCACCTCCGTATCGTGGCGACACCGGAACGGAATGTTATCTCCTCCCGGTTCACCTGGCGTGCCGCAGCCGGGGTGACATCGTGATCTTGAAGTCACCTTGTAGGTTGTAACCGATACCTATGGCCTGTGCCCGGGAGGAGGGGTGGCCGTGACCGACTGGGAGCCGGCCACCGAGGCCGAGGCGGCAATGCGGGACGCGCTGCGCAGCAACGACCAGCAGCTTTACTTCCGCATCCTGTCCCGCGTCGAGTTGCTGTTGCCGATCTCGACCCAGGCGACGGCCGGTCACGCACCGGCGGGTTGGGGCACCTGGACCACCGGTGGTCGCACCCACGTACTGGCCTTCACCTCCATCGAGGCGATCCGGGCCTGCCTCGGTGAGCACGCCGTGCCCAACCGTCGCATCGGCTACCCGGAGTTGGCGACGAACTGGCCGAATCACGAATGGTGGTTGGCGGTAAATCCCGGCCTGCCGATCGAGGGCTACCTACCTGCCTGGTACGTCTCCCAACTGTCCCGTGGCGACGTCCGGCTGCCCGGCCGGACGGTGGGTGCCCGAGCCCGGCTGGAACGCGTCGAGGCGCTGAACCGCTCGCGTGAGGCCGGTCCGGCGGCCAGCGTCGCCCCGGCCACCCCCACCCCGGCCGCCCCGACCCCGCCGCCGGCCCGACGACCGGCCGACGTCGGCCCGAGTCCCGCCCCGCCGCCGGTGGTCCCTGCGGCCTTTCACCTGCCCGAGGTGCCGGTAACGCCGAGCACGCTCGGCGTTCCCCACCGGGGGCGCCCCGCCGGCTCGGCACCGGAGCACCCGGACGGCAACCGGATCGCGCCGGATGGTCCGCGACCGACTGGCGGCAGCCGACCGGCTGCGTTCGGTGGCGAACGGCCGGAGGCCGCGGCACCGGCTCGACCTGCCGGCCTGGGCCCATCGCTCGGCGGTGTCCGGCCGGACGGCCCCGGCAAGGTACCGCCGCGTCGACCGATGCCGTTCCGTACCGAGGAGGTCGGCGCTCCGGAGCGGGGCTGGCCGGCGGCTCCCGAAAGGCCCGGACCGGCGACCAACGGCCGTCCCACCGAACCCGGCGTCGATCAGCCGAGCCGGCGGTCGTTCTTCGAACCGGCGGCCGAGCGGCCGGCCTCCCGTAGCGACCGGCTGGCTGATCGAGCCACCCCGCCGTCCCGATTCGGCCGGGGCGGGCAGCCGTTTCCCCGGCGTGGCCCGGCTGCCAAACCGGCCGGCGCGGGTGACCCGCGAGCCTTCGTCTTCACCGACGACGACCGGCCGGTCGATGACCGTTCGGCGGGCGCGGCGCGGCCGGGCTCGGGCGGGGAGGCGACTCAGCCGCTGCCATCGCAGGATGCCTCGTCGTCGGATCCGACCCGCCCGCTGGGACTGGCCGGCCGGATGGCCCCGCCTGGTATGGACCGTGCCGACACGGAGGCCACCCAGGCGCTGCCCCGCCGCCGACCAACGGAGGACGCGGCGCAAGCGCCGCCGTCGATCGCGGAGCCGGTCTCCGGCCCGCCCGCAACGCGGCGCGGTTTCACGCCGATCGTCATCGAGGGCACCATCATCGAGGCCCGGGACCTGAGCACGGCACCGAGCACTGAGGAGCGCAGCCACCCGTCCGCCGGAGAAAGCCCGACGGCCCGACCCGAGGCCGAGCGGACCATGCCGGGCCCGAGGGTCGAGCCGGAGCCGACGGTGCCGCTTACGCCGGAGCCGACGGCCGATGCGCAGGCGGAGCCGACCGCACCGATCTTCCCGGTGGCAGCCGAGCCGACCGCACCGATCTTCCCGGTGGCAGCCGAGCCGACCGCACCGATCTTCCCGGTGGCAGCCGAGCCGACCGCACCGATCTTCCCGGTGGCAGCCGAGCCGACCGCACCGATCTTCCCGGTGGCAGCCGAGCCGACCGCGCGGATTTCCCCGGTGGCAGCCGAGCCGACCGCGCCGATCTCCCAGGTGCCAACTCAGCCGGTGGCGGCGGAGCCGACCGAGCCGATCTCCCAGGTGCCAACTCAGCCGGTGGCGGCGGAGCCGACCGAGCCGATCTTCCCGGTGGCAGCCGAGCCGCTGGCCGGTGCGCGAGCGGAGCCGACGGTGCCGGTCGCGCCGGAGCCGGTCGCCGCCGGGCAGGCTGAGTCGACGGTGCCGACTCAGCCGGTGGCGGCGGAGCCGACGGTGTCGACTCAGCCGGTGGCGGCGGAGCCCACGGTTGTCGTTGCCGAGTTCCAGCCGGCCAACGGGGTGGAAGAGGAACTGCTCAGCGCGGCGGACGCCGGCAACACCGACACGTTCCTGTCCACCCTGCTGCTGGCCCGGGTCCTGATGCCGGTGGCCGCTGACTCCGCGCCGGGCAGCCGGCCCGGCGAGCCGGGCTTCGTCTGGCCGGCCGTGCAACTGGACGGCCAGACCTTCGTCCTCGGCTACACCTCGCCGCAGCGTTTCGCCGACCACACCGACCCGGCGGCCGACACGATCCAGGTTCGCTTCGTCCAGTTGATCCGTCAATGGCCCGACCCGTCGTGGTCGTTCGCGGTCAATCCTGGTACGCCGGTCGGCGCGAAGCTGCCCGGTGAGCAGATCGTCGGGCTGGCCAACTGGGCGACCGAGTTGGGCCTGGGCGACGACCCCGAGAACGAGCCCGAGCCGAGCGCCGAGCCGCCCGCGCCGTCCATCGGGCAACGAAAAGCCACCACCGCCGCCGACCCCGCGCGGCCGATCGTGATGCAGAAGGCGATCGCGCCGAGCCAACTCGGCTACTACCTGGAACGCGGCTACGACCGGGTCTCCGGTTTCGTGCACCGGGCGACCGAGTTGGCTCACCTCACCACTCCGGCCCAGCTGTACCGTGCGCTCGGCCTGCACCACCCGGAGTCACCGTTCGACCCGGGCGCCGACGAGATCTACGTGCTGCGCTGGCCGGCATACCGACCGAGCCTCTACCGGATCCCGTACGGCGGGCAGAACGAGGCCGCCATGCGGGCCATGGAGGGCTGGGTCATCGAACGCCCGCCGTTCCGGGGCAACGGCTTCGCCCCGGGCGAGAGCAGCGATGTCCTGGCCGAGTTCAAGGTGGACAGCGTCCGGCTGCCGCACGGGGCACAGCTGCTGCGCCTCGGCGCGGACGGCACCGAACGCCTGGTGGCCGTCCTCGACGCGGACACCCTCTCCTGGCAACGGGTCGGTGAGCAGTGATGCGCGACGGCTACGTGGCCCGCTGGCAGGGCCGGGAGTACCCGGCGAGCCCGGCCGGCGGTGAAACCCGGCTCTACCGGTCGGAGCCGGGTGACGGGTTCGTCGAGGTGCGGCCCGGCCGGTACGTACGGGTCGTCCCGACCAGCGAGATCGAGGAACTGGCGTACGTGCGGACGACCTGCACCTGGCAGGGCCAGCCGTTCATTGTGCTCGGCGAGCACGAGGGCTGGCTCCGGGTCGAGTACACCGGTGGCCGCTGGCCGGTCGCCCAGGCGATGCGCCTGGAGTCCTTCGACTTCGGCGTATACCAGGGATGGGCGCCCGTCACCGAGGTCACCGACCTGCGTGAACAGCGGGTCTGAGAGCCGTCTGCGCGAAACGGCGGGGACGAGTTCCGGCGGCACCGCGGGTGGCCGGCCGGGTTCACGACTTCGCCCAGCGCAGCACCTCGCCCAGCACCAGCTCCGGTGCCTCCAGATGCGGGAAGTGTGCGATCTCGTTGAGCAGCCGCCACTCGTACGCGGCGCTGACGTAGCGACCCGAGCCCTGGGCGGTACGCGGCAAGGACGCCTCGTCCAGCGCGCCGTGCAGTTGCAGGGTGGGCGTGACAAGCGGTCGCTGCATCAACTTGACGAACCGGTAGCCGTGTAGCCGCAGCACCGACCGGAACGCCCACCGGTAGCCCTCCAGCGCGCAGAAGGCCGCCTGCGGGATCCGGATGGCCTCCCGGTAGCGCTGCGCGTACCCGGCGAAATCCGGGCCGGTGACCCAGCGGGGGCCACCCCAGCGGCGCAGGATCTCCTCCACCGCCCGGCCCTCGTCCCGGGTGAGCACGTGCTCGTAGCGGGGCAGCTGGAACTTCAACGTGGGCGTGGAGGCGGTGAACTGACCGCGCGGATCGGCGAAGATCGCCGCGCGCAGCCGCAGCGGATGCGGCGCGCCGAGCACCACCAGCCGGCGTACCAGCGTGGGATGGAACGACGCCACGGTCCAGGCGATCATGCCGCCCGCGCCGGTGCCGACCACGGTCGCCGAACGCTCACCGAGGGCCCGGATCATCCCGGCCACGTCGGCGGCGAGGGTGTAACCGTCGTACCCCCGGGGTGGTTTGTCGCTGGCCCCGTAGCCGCGCAGGTCGACGGCGACGGCGCGGAAGCCGGCGTCGGCGACCGCCGGAAGCATCTGGTGCCAGGCCCACCAGTGCTCGGGAAAGCCGTGCAGGAAGAGCACCATCGGCCCGGTTCCGGCCTCGACGACGTGGAACCGGCTGCCGTTGGCGCCGACGAACCGGTGCGTCCACGGCCCCTCGGTGAGGACACAGGACTCGTCGACGGCACCGCCGCGCTGCTCGGTCATGCCCGACAGCCTATGACCCCGGTGCCGCTCGCCCGGCGCGCGATGCCCCGGGCAGGTGACCCTGCCCGGGGCATCGTTTGTCGCTCAGCGGCTCAGGAGAACCGGACCTTGGTGTAGATGCCGTTCTGTTCGAGCACCTTGATCTTGGTGCCGGTGGCCGGCAGCTTGACGCCGTGGTTCGGCAGCTCCGGGAACCAGTACTGCTTGGTGTCGTCGAAGAGCGGCTGCGCGGCCTGCCCACGGATGTACTGCGGCTGGCTGTTCAGGTGCAGCGTGAACGAATCCGCCTTCTTCAGGCTGAACGGCGCGTCGTAGACCTGGATCCGGGCCCGCCAGGGCTGGCCGGTCAGGTTGTAGATCGGCCGGGGACGGGAGTCGATGATCAGGTTCCGGCCCTCGCCCGGGTGCGCGAACGTGTCGTTGTCCGCCCACCGGGTGTTCCAGTACGAGATCAGCAGACCCTCCTGGTACGGGTAGTGGTCCACGTAGTCCGGCTTGGTGTTGGCGTACCCGAAGAAGTACGGGCCGGTCTTGAGGTACTTGTCGTACGAGATGTACTGCCGGGTGCCCGCGATGTAGTAGTTCGCGAAGCTGCGGGTGTAGCTCTCCTCGACCACCTCGAAGCCGCCGGCCAGCGTCCAACCCGTCCCGCCGTCCTCGGCACCGTCGGTGAAGACGGTCTCGCCGTCGGCGGTCAGGGTGATGGCGTCACCGAAGAAGCCGCCCTCGGAGACCGCGCCGTCGGTCTGGTAGCGCAGCCGG
This DNA window, taken from Micromonospora sp. FIMYZ51, encodes the following:
- a CDS encoding sigma-70 family RNA polymerase sigma factor; amino-acid sequence: MSDHDAHLLRALHDEHGEALYTHALRLVNGDRQRAEDLVQETLLRAWRHPESLDPRRGSVRAWLFTTARNLAIDAWRRRSTRVGEVYTDELPEPPEVVDETERAVEAWTVAEALNRLSPSHRDVLVECFYQGRSVAEAASRLGVPPGTVKSRTHYALRSLRLVLAEMGVTG
- a CDS encoding zf-HC2 domain-containing protein, encoding MSRCDFAYDDGAYVLGALSPADRAAYERHLVDCPACQQSVSEIAVLPGLLGRLDPASLEQFLPPPENPRVPELLSAARERRRRERQANRLRYAVTGLAAAAFALIVGFGVATVLPGEQPAPPPSVAQPRMVEMAPVAGTVPVHAEVGFRGTDWGTEVTMHCGYDERAGYGKAHAFRLVAHAADGRTEQIGSWRAAPGDDLRITGATQFTNAELVRLELIRADGTPVLAYDVP
- the rarD gene encoding EamA family transporter RarD, whose amino-acid sequence is MTPLRLGYLYGLAAYLLWGFFPLYFKLLRPAGPLEILAHRVVWSVVFVALLLGAMRNIGFLRALGRRPRALAGIGTAAALIGINWFTYIHGVNSDRVVETALGYFINPLVVVLLGVLVLRERLRAAQWVALGIGALAVAVLTIDYGRLPYLALTLAFSFGGYSLVKKQLGLPAAEGLFVESAVLALPALAYLGWLSTTGAAAFGSVSAGHTALLVLAGALTAIPLLLFAGAANRLPLSALGMLQYVAPILQLGCGVLIFHEPMPPTRLAGFALVWMALIVFTTDAMRQARRTRRSQRAHLAATVVTSPDALPSPR
- a CDS encoding GNAT family N-acetyltransferase; translated protein: MFTARRDDGYTISTDPELLDLDLVHTWLATDSYWAAGRDRETVVRSFAGSIGFGVYRPGDGRQVAVARMITDGVTFGYLCDVYVDRAERGRGLGTWLAGAVRDHLAELGVRRLLLATVDAHGVYEKIGFGPVRPEHWMELDRRIPAVSQLTGKDRPADRPLTVEP
- a CDS encoding phage holin family protein, translated to MGFMKGLLIRIGATAVAFWLATLVIPGISLDTESVSETVLTLVLVAIIFGVVNGVLQPIIKTVGCGFYLLTLGLIALVVNGLLFLLTGWIADQVGLPFDVDGFWPAAVLGALFVGIVTWILGAILDRD
- the eccE gene encoding type VII secretion protein EccE, which produces MTTTDTATRPAPAPATPPHDSPPVPQRRIRATQWRPDDRWPTRRPRAGQVATAQVAVAVLVAALGRGALPMVAAVLLAAALLVLAWYRVRQRWLYEWLGIGLGYLARRRAIAAAAGGTALLDLVHPGSTLRPVELAGTPAVLLDDPDGLVALLEIGDPADLLGDGAKQLPAPASLLPASTEPVPVVRIQLVLAGAAAPAVGLGGGPAATSYRQLTDGRLAGWEQAVLAVRVSRAEGWPDEALRQVLTGTVRRLVRRLAPVAVRPLGGEPALRILAELAHHDGREVRESWQAVRSGGLLQSTFRLLRWPAAEAAPRLVPQLLTLPATVTTVSLHAEAGRSAATGLAVRLSAVTAAELSAAAQALRRVVAAGGGAVERLDGAQLAGLAATLPLAAPGASPIAGPAELMLPYGSAGLMVGANRHGDAVTLRLFRPTGTRVMLVGGLPAAQLLAMRALALGARVVVQTIRPRAWEPFVRAVSLPGTAIPLVPPGRPVPGEPATPLAPVLVVLDAPPPSGPRPGVAWQTTLLVRDELTPTDADALGRADLAVLQPLSQAEAAVAGAALGLGESAQWLTRIRHDMVAVVNRRALRWAVLAGTPIEAQLVGRPSRA
- a CDS encoding WXG100 family type VII secretion target; the encoded protein is MSQTQAEAAVMQQTAVKFEQTDQSLQSMLSGLLAQLEVLQQAWRGAGGRSFEQVKQQWAQDQTSLQQALRETAGAIRTAGAHYDASDSEAATRVSATNRGGIQLPL
- a CDS encoding WXG100 family type VII secretion target → MEHGVLVVNFAALQQASADIQRALNTLDSQLGQLERDAAPLVASWSGEAQQAYEQRQARWRNASQDLQVMLRDIKLAVDESAADYLDTEKKNVGLFQ